A stretch of the Vitis riparia cultivar Riparia Gloire de Montpellier isolate 1030 chromosome 13, EGFV_Vit.rip_1.0, whole genome shotgun sequence genome encodes the following:
- the LOC117929353 gene encoding serine carboxypeptidase-like 27 encodes MGHYVSAVIFFFFLFVGLCTSSYLEDQERDRITELPGQPKNIGFAQYSGYVTVNKQAGRALFYWLVQSPASRGAESRPLVLWLNGGPGCSSVAYGAAEEIGPFRIRPDGKTLFINPYAWNNLANLLFLESPAGVGFSYSNTTSDLYTAGDQRTAEDAYTFLINWFERFPQYKHRDFYIAGESYAGHYVPQLSQIVYRRNRGIQNPVVNFKGFLVGNAVTDDYHDYIGTFEYWWTHGLISDSTYKILRVACDLGSSMHPSSECIKALNLAEAEQGNIDPYSIFTRPCNDTSSLRRKLRGHYPWMSRAYDPCTERYSEVYFNLPEVQTALHANVTQVSYPWRTCSNIVGIYWADSPLSMLPIYQELIAAGLRIWVFSGDTDAVVPVTATRYSIDALKLPTITNWYAWYDNHKVGGWSQVYKGLTFVTVTGAGHEVPLHRPRQAYILFRSFLENKPMPS; translated from the exons ATGGGTCATTATGTATCCGCCgttatctttttcttcttcctctttgtgGGTTTGTGTACTTCTTCTTATCTTGAAGATCAAGAGAGAGATAGGATCACCGAGTTGCCGGGTCAGCCAAAGAACATTGGCTTCGCTCAGTACTCTGGGTATGTGACAGTGAATAAACAGGCTGGGAGGGCATTGTTTTACTGGTTGGTTCAGTCACCAGCGAGTCGTGGAGCTGAGTCGAGACCACTCGTGCTGTGGCTCAATGGAGGCCCCGGGTGTTCTTCTGTTGCCTATGGAGCAGCTGAAGAGATCGGACCTTTTCGAATTAGGCCTGATGGGAAGACCCTTTTCATCAATCCTTACGCTTGGAACAATC TGGCAAATTTGCTATTCCTTGAATCTCCAGCTGGAGTAGGTTTTTCATATTCCAATACCACTTCAGATTTGTATACTGCAGGGGACCAGAGAACAG CTGAAGATGCATATACATTTCTCATCAATTGGTTTGAAAGGTTTCCTCAATACAAGCACAGAGATTTTTACATTGCTGGAGAGAGTTATGCAG GCCATTATGTTCCTCAATTGTCTCAAATTGTCTATCGACGAAACAGGGGAATTCAGAATCCGGTTGTTAATTTCAAGGGTTTCTTG GTGGGCAATGCTGTTACTGatgattatcatgattataTTGGCACGTTTGAGTACTGGTGGACCCATGGTTTGATTTCGGATTCCACCTATAAAATCCTTAGAGTTGCCTGTGACCTTGGTTCTTCCATGCATCCATCGAGTGAATGTATCAAGGCCCTGAATCTTGCAGAAGCAGAGCAGGGAAATATTGATCCATATAGCATTTTCACACGTCCTTGTAATGACACTTCATCACTGAGGCGCAAGTTAAGGGGCCATTAT CCATGGATGTCAAGAGCATATGATCCCTGCACTGAGAGGTATTCAGAAGTGTACTTCAATCTGCCAGAAGTGCAGACAGCACTCCATGCCAATGTAACCCAAGTCTCCTATCCATGGAGAACATGCAg CAATATTGTTGGAATCTACTGGGCCGATTCTCCATTATCCATGCTTCCAATTTATCAAGAACTCATAGCTGCCGGCCTAAGGATATGGGTATTTAG CGGAGACACTGATGCAGTGGTTCCCGTTACTGCAACTCGATACTCCATTGATGCTCTGAAGCTTCCAACCATTACCAACTGGTACGCATGGTACGACAACCACAAG GTTGGTGGATGGAGCCAAGTATACAAAGGGCTGACATTTGTAACAGTAACTGGAGCAGGACATGAGGTTCCACTTCACCGCCCTAGACAAGCTTATATTCTATTCAGATCATTCTTAGAGAACAAGCCCATGCCAAGCTGA